A single Streptomyces sp. Edi2 DNA region contains:
- a CDS encoding FadR/GntR family transcriptional regulator, with the protein MENEGKGLHARVLESLGPAITAGDYPPGTVLRTDELEQRFDVSRTVIREAIRVLESMQLVASRRRVGVTVRPTEEWNVYDPRVIGWRLAGRDRPRQLRSLTVLRSAIEPVAAGLAARHATPAQCAELTEQAMGMVATSRGQQLDAYLVHDTAFHRVVLTASGNEMFARLGDVVAAVLTGRTQHHVMFTDPDPAAVTLHVQVAEAVRTGDAARAESLTREITTGAMAELDVLAP; encoded by the coding sequence ATGGAAAACGAGGGGAAGGGACTGCACGCCCGTGTACTGGAGTCCCTGGGGCCCGCGATCACCGCGGGCGACTACCCTCCGGGCACGGTCCTGCGCACGGACGAACTGGAGCAGCGCTTCGACGTCTCCCGCACGGTCATCCGCGAGGCGATCCGGGTACTGGAATCCATGCAGCTGGTCGCTTCCCGGCGCCGGGTGGGGGTGACCGTCCGGCCCACCGAGGAGTGGAACGTCTACGACCCGCGGGTGATCGGCTGGCGGCTGGCCGGCCGCGACCGCCCCCGGCAGCTGCGCTCGCTGACCGTGCTGCGCTCGGCGATCGAACCGGTCGCCGCGGGCCTCGCCGCCCGGCACGCCACCCCCGCGCAGTGCGCCGAACTCACCGAACAGGCCATGGGCATGGTCGCCACCTCACGCGGCCAGCAACTCGACGCCTACCTCGTCCACGACACGGCCTTCCACCGGGTCGTCCTCACCGCCTCCGGCAACGAGATGTTCGCCCGGCTCGGCGACGTGGTCGCCGCAGTCCTGACCGGCCGCACCCAGCACCATGTGATGTTCACCGACCCCGACCCGGCCGCGGTCACCCTCCATGTCCAGGTCGCCGAGGCGGTACGCACCGGCGACGCGGCACGGGCGGAGTCCCTGACCCGCGAGATCACCACGGGCGCCATGGCCGAACTGGACGTGCTGGCGCCGTAG
- a CDS encoding gluconokinase, with amino-acid sequence MSTPDVIVVMGVAGTGKTTIGPLVADKLGVPYAEGDDFHPPANIAKMSAGIPLDDEDRGPWLDAIGAWAHERAEHGGGVVSSSALKRAYRDRLRAAEPRIVFLHLTGDRSLIEERMAERKGHFMPTALLDSQFATLEPLGPDEAGVEVEVSGTPEEIADRAVAALRAMDPPGA; translated from the coding sequence ATGAGCACCCCCGACGTGATCGTCGTGATGGGCGTGGCCGGCACCGGCAAGACCACCATCGGCCCGTTGGTGGCCGACAAACTGGGCGTTCCGTACGCCGAGGGTGACGACTTCCATCCGCCGGCCAATATCGCCAAGATGTCGGCGGGCATCCCGCTGGACGATGAGGACCGCGGCCCGTGGCTCGACGCCATAGGAGCCTGGGCACACGAGCGCGCCGAGCACGGCGGCGGTGTGGTCAGCAGCTCCGCGCTCAAGCGCGCCTACCGCGACCGGCTCCGGGCAGCCGAACCCCGCATCGTCTTCCTGCACCTCACCGGCGATCGTTCGCTGATCGAGGAGCGGATGGCCGAGCGCAAGGGCCACTTCATGCCGACCGCACTGCTGGACTCCCAGTTCGCCACGCTCGAACCGCTCGGACCCGACGAGGCCGGCGTCGAGGTGGAGGTGTCCGGCACCCCGGAGGAGATCGCCGACCGCGCGGTGGCGGCACTGCGCGCGATGGACCCGCCGGGCGCATAA
- a CDS encoding gluconate:H+ symporter produces the protein MTHLSVEMLAADATEPIASAGHAQLGIAVLAGIAVIVLLITKFKLHAFLSLIIGSLVLGAVAGAPLDKVITSFSTGLGTTVAGTGVLIALGAVLGRLLADSGGADQIVDTILAKAGRRAMPWAMLLIAGIVGLPIFFEVGIVLLIPVVLLVAKRGNFSLMRIGIPALAGLSVMHGLIPPHPGPLVAIDAVKANLGITLALGVVVAIPTAIVAGPLFSRYAARWVDIQPPEKMVPERASDDLVKRPGFGITVATVLLPVVMMLAKALVDIVIDDPEHTVQRAFDVIGSPLIALLTAVLVAMFTLGRAAGFTRGRIATTVEKSLAPIAGVVLIVGAGGGFKQTLVDSGVGQMILDISKGWNISALLLAWLIAVAIRLATGSATVATISAAGLVGPLAADMSTTHAALLVLAIGCGSLFFSHVNDAGFWLVKEYFGMSVGQTLKTWSVMETLISVVGIVCVLLLSLVL, from the coding sequence GTGACTCATCTCAGCGTCGAGATGCTCGCAGCGGACGCGACCGAGCCGATAGCCTCGGCCGGCCACGCACAGCTGGGCATCGCCGTCCTGGCCGGCATAGCCGTCATCGTCCTGCTCATCACCAAGTTCAAGCTGCACGCCTTCCTGTCGCTGATCATCGGTTCGCTGGTGCTCGGCGCGGTGGCCGGCGCCCCCCTCGACAAGGTCATCACCAGCTTCTCGACGGGGCTGGGCACGACCGTCGCGGGCACGGGCGTGCTGATCGCGCTCGGTGCCGTCCTCGGGCGGCTGCTCGCCGATTCGGGCGGCGCCGACCAGATCGTCGACACGATCCTGGCCAAAGCAGGCCGGCGGGCGATGCCCTGGGCGATGCTGCTGATCGCCGGGATCGTGGGGCTGCCGATCTTCTTCGAAGTCGGCATCGTGCTGCTGATCCCCGTGGTGCTGCTGGTCGCCAAGCGCGGCAACTTCTCGCTGATGCGGATCGGTATCCCCGCCCTGGCCGGCCTGTCCGTCATGCACGGGCTGATCCCGCCGCACCCCGGCCCGCTCGTCGCGATCGACGCCGTCAAGGCGAACCTCGGCATCACCCTCGCGCTCGGCGTCGTCGTCGCCATCCCGACCGCGATCGTCGCCGGTCCGCTCTTCTCCCGTTACGCGGCCCGCTGGGTGGACATCCAGCCGCCGGAGAAGATGGTGCCCGAGCGCGCCTCCGACGACCTGGTGAAGCGGCCCGGCTTCGGGATCACCGTGGCCACCGTGCTGCTGCCGGTGGTGATGATGCTGGCCAAGGCGCTGGTGGACATCGTCATCGACGATCCGGAGCACACCGTCCAGCGGGCCTTCGATGTCATCGGCTCCCCGCTGATCGCGCTGCTGACGGCCGTGCTCGTCGCGATGTTCACGCTGGGCCGGGCGGCCGGGTTCACCCGTGGCCGGATCGCCACCACCGTCGAGAAGTCGCTCGCCCCGATCGCCGGGGTGGTGCTGATCGTCGGCGCGGGCGGCGGCTTCAAGCAGACGCTGGTGGACTCCGGCGTCGGCCAGATGATCCTGGACATCTCCAAGGGCTGGAACATCTCCGCGCTCCTGCTGGCCTGGCTGATCGCGGTCGCCATCCGCCTTGCGACCGGCTCCGCGACGGTGGCCACCATCTCCGCCGCCGGGCTGGTCGGCCCGCTCGCCGCGGACATGAGCACCACCCATGCCGCGCTGCTGGTGCTGGCCATCGGGTGCGGGTCGCTGTTCTTCAGCCATGTCAACGACGCCGGATTCTGGCTGGTCAAGGAGTACTTCGGGATGAGCGTCGGCCAGACGCTGAAGACCTGGTCGGTGATGGAGACGCTGATCTCGGTGGTCGGGATCGTCTGCGTACTGCTGCTGTCGCTGGTCCTTTAG
- a CDS encoding DMT family transporter has protein sequence MRFLLSAAFVLCWSSGFIGAKLGAGTAPTATLLMWRFLPLAAALALVAATAARASWRDLTARDLTRQAAVGALSQSGYLFTVYSAIQLGVSSGTTALIDGTQPLVAGALAGPLLRQYVSRRQWLGLCLGLGGVALVTTADAASGAEVPWWAYLVPFLGMSSLVAATFLESRSRTRVAPSVSMTVHCTTSAVLFTALAAATGTVQPPAAPSFWVAVGWLVVLSTFGGYGLYWLILRRVGVTEVNTLMFLMAPVTALWGAAMFGEPFGPQTAAGLALGLAAVALVRRGATPSAAPPAGTSPARARGRTSGHPLVRPRAGDGHLRGVGRPGR, from the coding sequence ATGCGCTTCCTGCTCTCGGCCGCCTTTGTGCTCTGTTGGAGCTCCGGCTTCATCGGGGCCAAGCTGGGCGCGGGCACCGCGCCCACGGCCACGCTTCTGATGTGGCGGTTCCTGCCGCTCGCCGCCGCCCTCGCCCTCGTGGCGGCCACCGCGGCCCGCGCCTCGTGGCGGGACCTGACGGCTCGGGACCTGACCCGGCAGGCCGCCGTCGGCGCACTCTCGCAGAGCGGCTATCTCTTCACCGTCTACTCCGCGATCCAGCTCGGGGTCTCCAGCGGCACCACGGCCCTGATCGACGGCACCCAGCCCCTGGTGGCCGGGGCGCTCGCCGGGCCGTTGCTGCGCCAGTACGTCTCCCGTCGGCAGTGGCTCGGGCTGTGCCTGGGCCTGGGCGGCGTCGCCCTGGTCACCACGGCCGACGCGGCGTCCGGCGCGGAGGTGCCCTGGTGGGCCTACCTCGTCCCGTTCCTCGGAATGTCCTCGCTGGTGGCGGCCACCTTCCTGGAGAGCCGCTCGCGCACCCGGGTCGCCCCCTCGGTATCGATGACCGTCCACTGCACCACCAGCGCCGTCCTCTTCACCGCCCTCGCCGCCGCGACCGGCACCGTACAGCCGCCCGCCGCGCCCTCGTTCTGGGTCGCGGTCGGCTGGCTGGTGGTGCTGTCGACCTTCGGCGGGTACGGGCTGTACTGGCTGATCCTCCGCCGCGTCGGCGTCACCGAGGTGAACACCCTGATGTTCCTGATGGCACCGGTCACCGCGCTGTGGGGCGCCGCCATGTTCGGCGAACCCTTCGGCCCGCAGACCGCCGCCGGACTCGCGCTCGGCCTCGCGGCGGTCGCCCTCGTACGACGCGGTGCCACCCCCTCGGCCGCACCCCCCGCCGGGACTTCGCCCGCACGCGCACGAGGCCGTACCAGCGGACATCCGCTCGTACGGCCTCGTGCCGGGGACGGGCACCTGAGGGGGGTGGGGCGCCCGGGACGGTGA
- a CDS encoding helix-turn-helix domain-containing protein, whose product MGTSQTRTSQTPRRIAMTPAARRALAAAERLFYERGIHAVGVDLIAAEAGVTKKTLYDRFGSKEQIVVEYLADRDERWRAFLAPYLDAAEPSPAAGILAVFDASRAWSARHSGKGCSMVNAHAEISDPSHPAYAIIAAQKQWMLALFTDLAGAAVPVPGRAERLGRALMLLHEGALVAHGLGIFPDPIGQARDEAEVLLAAAGVEV is encoded by the coding sequence ATGGGTACTTCGCAGACACGTACTTCGCAGACGCCCCGGCGGATCGCCATGACGCCCGCCGCGCGCCGCGCCCTGGCGGCCGCCGAGCGGCTGTTCTACGAGCGCGGCATCCATGCCGTCGGGGTGGATCTGATCGCGGCCGAGGCCGGGGTGACGAAGAAGACCCTCTATGACCGGTTCGGCTCCAAGGAGCAGATCGTCGTGGAGTACCTCGCGGACCGCGATGAACGCTGGCGGGCCTTTCTGGCGCCGTACCTCGACGCCGCGGAGCCGTCGCCCGCTGCGGGGATCTTGGCCGTCTTCGACGCCTCGCGCGCCTGGTCGGCCCGGCACAGCGGCAAGGGGTGCAGCATGGTCAACGCCCATGCCGAGATCAGCGATCCGTCCCACCCCGCGTACGCGATCATCGCCGCGCAGAAGCAGTGGATGCTCGCGCTGTTCACGGACCTGGCCGGGGCCGCAGTGCCGGTGCCCGGCCGGGCCGAGCGGCTGGGCCGGGCGCTGATGCTTCTTCACGAAGGGGCCCTGGTCGCCCACGGCCTGGGCATCTTCCCCGACCCGATCGGTCAGGCCCGCGACGAGGCGGAGGTGCTGCTCGCCGCGGCGGGGGTGGAGGTGTGA
- a CDS encoding FAD-dependent monooxygenase — translation MALNNVKETFGAALPDDGTTVDVLIAGAGPTGLALAIDLTRRGVRALLVERQDRLSPGARGTGVQPRTQEVYDDLGLLDAAFAAGGLYPKTARWENGEIVDVTEMIERVDPAPATPYSNALMLPQFRNLELLYERLQELGGDALFRTELTAFDQDSAGVTARLQHADGAERTVHGAYLVATDGGRSTVRRALGIKMSGPELEPVAVLLADLRVDGLDRDHWHRWDSPTGGFAGLLPLAGTDYFQTMIAGGFDGTPDTSPETVRAELAAHTHLDAAQIGEVLWSSLFRPRAGLVERYRTGRVFLAGDAAHIHSPAGGQGLNTSVQDAYNLGWKLGQVLRHGAPDSLLDTYETERRPIAESILDTSTRLHRSRTLRRGRDLHQLGIGYPDSPLTRELRTDLAEGTPAAGDRAPDAPCTTADGTPTRLFDAFRGPHFTLLDLGGTGIDDSALPADPALLRLVRVGGPAPDLIDTDGHIRDAYGPDPAVLLIRPDGYLALAAPPGDATAQVAEALGTYLGAGADAVPAAC, via the coding sequence ATGGCACTTAACAACGTTAAGGAAACCTTTGGCGCCGCCCTGCCCGACGACGGCACGACGGTCGACGTACTGATCGCCGGCGCGGGCCCGACCGGCCTCGCCCTGGCCATCGACCTCACCCGCCGCGGTGTGCGCGCCCTGCTCGTCGAGCGGCAGGACCGCCTCTCGCCCGGCGCCCGCGGCACCGGCGTGCAGCCGCGCACCCAGGAGGTCTACGACGACCTCGGGCTGCTGGACGCGGCCTTCGCGGCCGGCGGCCTCTACCCGAAGACCGCCCGCTGGGAGAACGGCGAAATCGTCGACGTCACCGAGATGATCGAGCGGGTCGACCCGGCGCCCGCCACGCCGTACTCCAACGCCCTGATGCTGCCGCAGTTCCGCAACCTGGAGCTGCTGTACGAGCGGCTGCAGGAGCTCGGCGGTGACGCGCTCTTCCGCACCGAACTCACCGCGTTCGACCAGGACTCGGCCGGTGTGACGGCCCGTCTGCAGCACGCCGACGGGGCGGAGCGCACCGTCCACGGGGCCTATCTGGTCGCCACCGACGGCGGGCGCAGCACCGTACGCCGCGCGCTCGGCATCAAGATGAGCGGCCCGGAGCTGGAACCGGTCGCCGTGCTGCTCGCGGACCTCCGGGTGGACGGCCTGGACCGCGACCACTGGCACCGCTGGGACTCGCCGACCGGCGGGTTCGCGGGCCTTCTCCCGCTGGCCGGCACCGACTACTTCCAGACCATGATCGCGGGGGGCTTCGACGGCACACCGGACACCTCACCCGAGACGGTCCGTGCCGAACTCGCGGCGCACACCCACCTCGACGCCGCACAGATCGGCGAGGTCCTGTGGTCCTCCCTCTTCCGCCCCCGGGCGGGCCTGGTCGAGCGCTACCGCACCGGCCGGGTCTTCCTGGCCGGCGATGCCGCGCACATCCACTCCCCGGCGGGCGGCCAGGGCCTGAACACCAGCGTCCAGGACGCCTACAACCTCGGCTGGAAGCTCGGCCAGGTGCTGCGGCACGGCGCCCCCGACAGCCTCCTCGACACCTACGAGACCGAGCGCCGCCCGATCGCCGAGAGCATCCTCGACACCAGCACCCGGCTGCACCGCTCCCGTACGCTGCGGCGCGGCCGGGACCTCCACCAGCTCGGCATCGGCTACCCCGACAGCCCGCTCACGCGGGAGCTGCGCACGGACCTCGCCGAGGGCACTCCCGCCGCGGGCGACCGGGCCCCCGACGCCCCGTGCACCACGGCCGACGGCACGCCCACCCGGCTCTTCGACGCCTTCCGCGGCCCGCACTTCACCCTGCTCGACCTGGGCGGCACCGGCATCGACGACAGTGCGCTGCCCGCCGATCCGGCCCTGCTGCGTCTCGTCCGCGTCGGCGGCCCGGCCCCGGACCTGATCGACACCGACGGCCACATCCGCGACGCCTACGGCCCGGACCCGGCCGTCCTCCTCATCCGCCCCGACGGCTACCTCGCCCTCGCCGCCCCGCCCGGGGACGCGACGGCGCAGGTGGCCGAGGCCCTGGGGACGTACCTCGGCGCGGGCGCGGACGCGGTGCCGGCAGCCTGCTGA
- a CDS encoding TetR/AcrR family transcriptional regulator C-terminal domain-containing protein, with protein sequence MVSRIDRKRVVDTALRLLNEVGLDGLTLRGIAKELNVQAPALYWHFKNKQELLDEMATEMTRRMAGSLDGGPAAGPYGGTWQEMLLGSCRTMRRELLGYRDGGKVFSGTRMTDGAATGPLDFVMTCLTEAGFTLDAAVRAWWTAYNFTVGVVIEEQSVHPVPGQREIRDPAYDQSERERRIGAEYPLAAQAGREMFGDLEQGFEAGLRIIVAGIEATVGPDAAG encoded by the coding sequence ATGGTTTCGCGCATTGACCGGAAACGAGTCGTGGACACCGCACTGCGGCTGCTGAACGAGGTCGGCCTCGACGGGCTGACCCTGCGGGGCATCGCCAAGGAGCTGAACGTTCAGGCCCCCGCGCTGTACTGGCACTTCAAGAACAAGCAGGAACTGCTGGACGAGATGGCCACCGAGATGACCCGGCGGATGGCCGGGAGCCTGGACGGCGGGCCGGCCGCGGGCCCGTACGGCGGCACCTGGCAGGAGATGCTGCTCGGCAGCTGCCGGACGATGCGCCGCGAACTGCTCGGCTACCGCGACGGCGGCAAGGTCTTCAGCGGCACGCGGATGACCGACGGCGCCGCCACCGGGCCGCTCGACTTCGTGATGACCTGCCTGACGGAGGCGGGCTTCACCCTGGATGCGGCCGTGCGGGCCTGGTGGACCGCGTACAACTTCACCGTGGGCGTGGTGATCGAGGAGCAGTCGGTCCACCCGGTGCCCGGACAGCGGGAGATTCGCGACCCGGCCTATGACCAGTCCGAGCGTGAGCGGCGGATCGGGGCGGAGTATCCGCTCGCGGCGCAGGCCGGCCGGGAGATGTTCGGCGATCTGGAGCAGGGCTTCGAGGCCGGGCTGCGGATCATCGTCGCGGGGATCGAGGCCACCGTGGGCCCGGACGCGGCGGGCTGA